A genomic window from Plutella xylostella chromosome 23, ilPluXylo3.1, whole genome shotgun sequence includes:
- the LOC105394488 gene encoding uncharacterized protein LOC105394488 — MNVRPIVSRLLSQTVRRYHGGEHFKPPTMDELPVPRGSWQAQYDANQKGYNAALIFGVAFTVGTLVIAKTSGLVYLNYSPPKSLD; from the exons ATGAACGTTCGCCCGATTGTTTCCAGGCTGTTGTCGCAGACAG TGCGCCGCTACCACGGTGGCGAGCACTTCAAGCCCCCCACCATGGACGAGCTGCCGGTGCCCCGCGGCTCCTGGCAGGCGCAGTACGACGCCAACCAGAAGGGCTACAACGCGGCACTCATCTTCGGAGTCGCTTTCACTGTTGGCACCCTCGTCATT GCAAAGACCTCTGGCCTGGTGTACCTGAACTACTCTCCCCCCAAGAGCCTGGACTAG
- the LOC105394493 gene encoding major facilitator superfamily domain-containing protein 8: protein MDWSTPPPPPLETLAERRQRWRSLYIIYFTMFQMSLGFSIVLTGVWPYLDKLEPGSSKEVLGVAVGMNPLGQLLFSPLLGLWANRAASPRAPIITSLLLFVVASVLYAELHLFRPHAKYWMLVARFLVGVSSANIAVARAYMSAATLVEERTRAVAAGSLAQVLGFVVGPALQAAAAPLGPGSPTDTGFLRLDMYTAAGWINAVLGVVNLLLFLPWCFKDRQIAAKEAMRAQGKQTEKEALKSMKPDLISSWTLVAAFFVLVFNFVLLETLATSLTMDQFAWSKREALEYMGVLMSAGAVVACVTFALITPLTKLFEERALLLWGGFLLTGLASVLCIPWGPGPPPLAPLPADGAGAVEAGGGCPQHTQPWCATSTVLRLDQFLLGYVFVSIGYPIGVTLIQTIFSKVLGPRPQGVWQGILTGAGCVSRALGPIFVSLVYARRGPAAAFGSTAAITFTTLIALRLLYSRLRPPPLTAPTPPEPQELQPLARKDPEQAET from the exons ATGGACTGGTCGACCCCCCCACCCCCGCCGCTCGAGACCCTGGCCGAGCGGCGCCAGCGCTGGCGCAGCCTCTACATCATCTACTTCACCATGTTCCAGATGTCGCTAGGCTTCAGTATAGTGCTCACGGGAGTGTGGCCCTACCTTGACAAG CTAGAACCAGGATCAAGCAAGGAGGTCCTAGGCGTGGCCGTGGGCATGAATCCTCTGGGCCAGCTGCTCTTCTCCCCGCTCCTGGGTCTGTGGGCCAACCGGGCCGCGTCCCCCCGCGCGCCCATCATCACGTCATTACTGCTGTTTGTGGTGGCCAGCGTGTTGTACGCCGAGCTGCATCTGTTCCGGCCACACGCAAAGTACTGGATGCTGGTCGCGAGGTTCCTGGTTGGAGTTAGTTCAG CAAACATCGCAGTGGCCCGCGCCTACATGTCAGCAGCCACGCTCGTGGAGGAGCGAACCCGCGCCGTGGCGGCCGGCTCCCTCGCCCAAGTCCTGGGTTTCGTGGTCGGACCAGCTCTacaagccgccgccgccccacTCGGCCCAGGGTCCCCCACAGACACGGGGTTCCTTCGCCTGGACATGTACACTGCCGCTGGATGGATCAATGCAGTGCTGGGGGTGGTCAATTTGCTGCTGTTCCTGCCGTGGTGTTTCAAGGATCGACAGATTGCGGCCAAGGAGGCGATGCGTGCTCAGGGGAAGCAAACTG AGAAAGAAGCTCTAAAAAGCATGAAGCCAGACCTCATCAGCAGCTGGACCCTGGTCGCTGCATTCTTCGTGCTGGTCTTCAACTTTGTGCTGCTGGAGACGCTGGCCACCTCGCTCACCATGGACCAGTTCGCGTGGAGCAAGCGAGAGGCGCTGGAGTACATGGGGGTGCTGATGAGTGCTGGCGCCGTGGTGGCGTGTGTCACCTTTGCGCTTATTACTCCGCTGACTAAGCTGTTTGAGGAACG AGCACTCCTCCTATGGGGCGGCTTCCTCCTGACCGGTCTAGCGTCTGTCCTCTGCATCCCCTGGGGCCCAGGCCCGCCCCCCCTCGCCCCGCTCCCCGCAGACGGCGCAGGGGCGGTGGAGGCTGGCGGGGGGTGCCCTCAACACACACAGCCGTGGTGTGCCACTTCGACTGTGCTCAGACTTGACCAGTTTCTGCTGGGCTACGTGTTCGTGTCGATTGGGTATCCGATTGGGGTCACGCTGATACAGACGATCTTTTCGAAAGTGCTCGGACCGAGGCCACAG GGTGTCTGGCAAGGAATCTTAACTGGCGCTGGCTGCGTATCTCGAGCATTGGGGCCCATATTCGTATCTCTAGTCTACGCGCGGCGCGGTCCAGCCGCGGCATTCGGTTCCACCGCCGCCATCACCTTCACCACCCTCATAGCTCTGCGGTTGTTGTACTCCCGCCTCCGCCCCCCGCCGCTCACCGCCCCCACCCCGCCCGAGCCGCAGGAGCTTCAGCCGTTGGCGAGGAAAGATCCAGAACAAGCGGAGACGTGA
- the LOC105393272 gene encoding organic cation transporter protein-like: protein MAALERALSALGPFGLYQRYNLVLLCLPNLLAAMYSLNYVFVADQVPFRCVVPECEAVSEASYSDNVTSWLPAGQCSRPAPLPDLPPSADFCSELNYHPNDTVACEHVVYENLDTTYSEFDLGCRGWLRTLVGTVRNAALPLALLLTGYVSDGYGRRTAFCIMSGCAGALGVIKSFSVSYPMYLAVEFFEAALGYGFNSAGYVMMVELARPSQRAYFACSTGIAYGLGGVLFAWIAWRVPAWRSLLRVIHVPALLLPLYWLLIDESARWMHAKGDAEGTARVIRKAARWNKVQVDEELMKELAKESETAKEEAESEGSAWLSLVKSRVLMWRMTACSWCWICTTFVYYGLTINSVSLSGNKYTNFALNMGMEIVASLILMMSLEKFGRKRSIFAAFLLCGVACVIPYFVAHTRAGFGLFFVGKLAITFAFNSVYVYTSELFPTRVRSSALAACSLVGRLGSVLAPQTQLLGLYVQALLYGGGSLSAALLVLLIPETRRAALPTSLRGAEDMRRRQRTPTPPPPPVAVRQNTVESET, encoded by the exons ATGGCGGCTCTAGAGAGAGCCCTGTCAGCCCTGGGGCCCTTCGGTCTCTACCAGCGCTACAACCTGGTGCTGCTCTGCCTCCCGAACCTCCTCGCAGCCATGTATTCCCTCAACTATGTCTTCGTCGCAGACCAGGTGCCTTTCCG TTGCGTGGTGCCGGAATGCGAGGCAGTCTCCGAAGCGTCGTACAGCGACAACGTGACGTCATGGCTGCCTGCAGGACAGTGCTCCCGCCCCGCACCCCTCCCAGACTTGCCGCCCTCGGCTGACTTCTGCAGTGAGCTGAACTACCACCCGAACGACACGGTGGCGTGTGAACATGTCGTCTATGAGAATCTGGATACCACATATTCAGAG TTCGACCTGGGCTGCCGCGGTTGGCTGCGCACTCTGGTGGGCACCGTGAGGAATGCGGCCCTCCCGCTGGCACTGCTGCTCACCGGATACGTGTCTGATGG CTACGGGCGCCGCACTGCGTTCTGCATCATGTCGGGCTGCGCGGGCGCACTCGGCGTGATCAAGTCCTTCTCCGTCTCCTACCCCATGTACCTGGCCGTCGAGTTCTTTGAGGCCGCCCTGGGCTACGGGTTCAACAGTGCCGGATATGTTATGA TGGTGGAACTAGCGCGGCCATCGCAGCGCGCATACTTCGCGTGTTCAACCGGAATAGCCTACGGTCTGGGCGGCGTGCTGTTTGCATGGATAGCGTGGCGGGTGCCGGCGTGGCGGTCGCTGCTGCGAGTGATCCACGTGCCGGCCCTGCTGCTGCCGCTGTACTGGCTGCTGATCGATGAGAGCGCACGCTGGATGCACGCGAAGGGCGATGCTGAAGGAACGGCTAGGGTTATTAGGAAGGCTGCTAG GTGGAATAAGGTCCAAGTCGACGAAGAACTGATGAAGGAGCTGGCCAAAGAATCAGAAACGGCAAAGGAAGAGGCGGAATCTGAAGGGAGCGCGTGGCTCAGCCTGGTTAAGTCCAGAGTCCTGATGTGGCGGATGACGGCTTGCTCTTGGTGCTGGATTTGCACCACGTTTGTCTACTACGGTTTGACGATAAACTCTGTGTCTCTGTCTGGGAACAAGTATACGAACTTCGCACTCAATATGGGGATGGAGATCGTGGCGTCCCTGATACTGATGATGTCGCTTGAGAAGTTTGGCCGGAAACGTTCGATCTTCGCCGCGTTTCTGCTGTGCGGTGTCGCGTGTGTCATTCCGTATTTTGTTG CCCACACCCGCGCCGGCTTCGGCCTCTTCTTCGTGGGCAAGCTGGCCATCACGTTCGCGTTCAACTCCGTGTACGTGTACACCTCGGAGCTGTTCCCCACGCGGGTCCGCAGCAGCGCGCTGGCCGCCTGCAGCCTGGTCGGCCGCCTGGGCTCCGTGCTGGCCCCGCAGACGCAGCTATTG GGTCTATACGTGCAAGCGCTGCTCTACGGAGGCGGCTCTCTATCGGCGGCTCTCCTAGTGCTGCTCATCCCAGAGACCAGACGAGCCGCGCTGCCCACTTCACTGCGAGGGGCTGAGGACATGAGGCGAAGACAACGGAcacccacgccgccgccgccgccggtagCTGTCAGGCAGAACACTGTTGAATCTGAGACTTAG